One Drosophila ananassae strain 14024-0371.13 chromosome XR, ASM1763931v2, whole genome shotgun sequence genomic window, CAGCAGCGCCATCGAGCCCACGGCGAGGGATGCCTTCGAGATCATCAGTGGAATGTTGgattatatttgaaaaataaataaaaatcaggaCTTCTAGGGGGGGGTTTTTTCGGAGCGAAATTCGGGGAGTTCCAGTTGTagttccttcttttttttttttttgtctacttGGCGGCTTGTGTTCCGGAGatcctttttttccatttccggCATGCAGATCTCCATGTAGTCTAGTTtaattgcctttttttttttttttattacatttcTGTCTTAAATTGAGATTTATTTTATGTGTATTataacttaaaatatatatatttgatatttttttttaatagttttagtTAAAATCCTATTAAGAATAAATAGTATATCTTACAAAAATAAAGTCTTTTTcgatttgttttcttttctaatttttttcgCATGGATGCCATGAAGTTTTCCAgatttctctctttttttttagcactTTCTTTTAAggattatatattttttaaataatatataatttaaagtgCGATTTAAGACATAATATATGAGCATTTAAATAGTTTATATCGGATGggatataaacaaaaaaacatttcttcttaagataaattaaaatttaagttttatgctTAAGTTTAAATTAACATTTGGTGTTCTTCAAAGGGTTTgaactaaaattaaatatatatttcggTTCTTAGGATATTCTTGATGACTTTTTGGATAccaaaagtttttatttttaatctggAATACTGCTCATTTTTTTCCATAAGACACATAATTATTCAGCTTTGATTTTTGACATAATTTGAGTTAGTTAGCCCTaaactataattttatttatattttttaaatactgcttgttttttttgctttaGAAACATAATTTTCCAGTCCTTCCGTTTTAGTTTCAACTTAAAACTACAAATAATTCCTGTAAACCTTTTCGAGTATTTTTCGAAACCTATCTAAGGCACTTGAATGTCCTTTTTAGATATCctttccacaaaaaaaaaacaaaaaaaaatcttactGAGAGGAGAAAATTCTACCCGCCAGTTTGGATAAACTTGTGTGGCACTCGTTGCCGCAAAAATACAGACCGCAGAGCAGCTTGAACTGGGCCTGGGTCAAAGGATACGAGTCCTGGGACATCACCAGAACGGTGTTCACCGATTTACATCTGGCCTGGAGCTGTTCCCGGTAGTTGGCGAACGCCGCCGAGCATTTGGCGATGTGGCGGACCAGCTTGTCCGTGGAGCACTGCTGCATCACCGGCCGGTGCAGGGCGTTCAGAACAATCGAATTCAGATCAAAGATGACCAGGTCCAGGTCCCTGTCGGGAAAGTCCAAGAAACCATGCGGCGTGCTCTCAATGTCCGGCATGTGAACGATCTGCAGCGTTGAGTACTTCTCCAGGTTGTGCAATTCGGCACTGCCTTGGCGACTGTTTATTAGCAAAATACGTTGCTTTTGCAGCAAACTACGTTCGCAAAGCTGTCATCCATcaaccaacaaaaaatcacaaaaacaaaaacgtaaACAATTTTTGGAGGGAAGTTTTTCCAAAGAAGTCGTGGGGGCACTCACCTTGCTCAAGCTGCGGCCGTAGTCCGCATTAGCGGCCAGATAAATGTAGTTGCTGGGTGTACCATTCAAGTGCGGGCTGATTTTGTGGTTCGGGTTGACCATGTTTGTTCAAAGAaattgttatattttattattattcggcttttaatttatttttccaaacaatAACAATCGAGTGACCGTGGTGGATGTGCCAAAAAAATACTGCATTCTGGCGATATCAATTCAGCCGATATATCGCAAAACATATCGATACTCACCACGGTTTGCGATATTTTAGTGCCGGAAAgctcttttctttatctttaaataaataaaagggtACTTTAATTGCTAGAGAATAATATAATTCCTGCCTTTGACCAATTTTTGAAAAGTTCGCCAATGTATcgtttcaaaatatatatcgAAAACTGGAAAAGGGAAAGTATATTCCATTGCATATCTCTAATTAACCTttgaaataattatataagTCACTTATATGTAGTATGCCCTACAAATCTAAAacaaaattgcattttaaagagttaataaagtaaaaaataccaaatacCAAGGTAGTAACTATCGATAGGTTTTGAATTTTGAGTGGCGCCACCTGCTATTCACCACGGCAGATGTGACACTCACCATATCGCTTAAACGTCAAACTCAACTCAGCCGACGAACAGACCGCACAAAGCGTAATGTAAAAGAATTGAAAAAAATCATCAAGTATAGAGGCGAAAAGGCAGAAGTCGCGGGGCAAATTGTTAAATTGCGTTAACGCTGAACAATTAAATGCGGCGTTTACAGCACAGTAAGTGCGAGCGGCTAATAAATTGCGGTAAGCTAATAGAAACCAGCGCAAAAAGCAGCGCAGGcaccacacacaaaaaaaaaaaaatacgaacAAGCGACACTTACACTCACCACACAccaacactcacacactcgcACGTACGCTCGCACGCATACGCAGCGCAGAGTGAAAAAGTGCAAGCGCCGCAGCGTTCTTTTCGACAAGAATTTTTCATCCATTGACCGGAAATCATGAAATTAACGTTTTCAAGTTGAATTTTCATGTTGTGTGTACTTTTAGGAGGCGAACAGCAGAGCCGATAAAGCGGCCAAAAACGGCGACCGCAATttaggcacacacacacacacatacactcatcattcacacacacatagaggAATATCAAccgcgagagagagagagagagagagagagagcctcCTCCAACACACGCTCCACACGCCACACCACACCGCATCGCCaaaccaacacacacacatacacatacaggcaaaccaaaccaaacacacacacacatacaagcGCGCGTGCCTTGGCAGGtgagaagaggaagaggaagaagaagaagcagcagtAACAGTCGGAGCGGCAGAAGCGGAGCGGAAACGGAGGCGCCAAAGCcccaaaagtcaaaaaaaaaaaaattcaaatcagGAGAATTTGAAGTATTTTCGTCTCGAAGGCAGCAGGACATCAgcaaagcaacaacaaacgGGCCAAATTCGAGTGCGATTTCAAGCCAAGAAGGAGGTAACCGAGTAGGAGGAGCCTGCCCCACcactaacaacaacaacaacaacaacaacaaactaCAAActccaacaaaaacaagaagaaaaaaaacagcaagGAAGCAGCGTATTTGGCGAAAATCTTGCATTGATGGTAATGCATGCTAGAAAACCGCAGCGTATGAACGATGGGTATGGATATTTGTTGTAAAACaatcaaaaacaacaattaaAAGTTGTTAACtaaaagaaacaacaacaacactgcCAGGCAGGCTGCACGCCCAGAattccaatatttttttttttttgtttacgttCTGCATTCCTCTCCCTCGCCCCGTCTCTTTCTAACTCGTACAATTCTCATTTaacaattatttaatattttttttaaattgttttgatcaaaaaatatttatgtgcaTAGTTTTAATGATAATGtgtgccattttttttttcaaagtgTTATCATTCCTTCATTCTATGGTTATTCGTGTCTTTGGCCATCGCACTCTAGTGCCCTCTCGCTCGCACACGCTCAGCTGTCGGTtgcgaaaataaattaaattccaagaaaattaattttccacaTTTACCGTTGCTTTTTGCTCTTAATTTTGTATTCAAATTaaagtaatttttatttttagatattatattttttttctagttttatttttttttaggaaaagcTCTGTTTCGCTtttctttttgatttttttttgtcaacaaATCGATGCCGGCATCGTGGAGAGAAAATTTCAGCCAGAAACTAAATCGATTGAGGTTTTCCACCGATTTTCTCTGTGATTTAAGCCTCAAAGCtatctttttattttagtgCCCAGCCTGGAGTGTTTCATACTTAATTATaaactaattttaattaattaattaaataatttttaactcTTTCAGGTACTTTGAGAAGCATACCAGTCACACATCCTACCAGGTGAGAACAGAAACCGAATCCGGACCAAAATTCCCCCCCAGCAACACTAACCAATCGCTAATTGTTGTATGccagttttatttttgtcactaatagtagttatttatttaatttcttaatgtTTCCAATCACACTTGTGTGTAGTGCACTTTGAAGCCAATGTAAAAGTCTATAATTTTCAACCATCCATCGAGTCATTTTtagatttcaaaaaaaaaaaatgtcatttTTGTAGATAGAATTTAGATTGattttcttttggttttttttttttaattattttaattaatattaataggtgtgtatatttatttttttgaatcgcTGTGTTGTGCATCCTTAATTGTCACTTTttcccaaaaagaaaaaaaaaaaaactgaaaaaaatagaaaaaaattaaaaaagaaaaaccccTTCatccattttttaaaaactgaccaaaaaaaaaaaatcgtttcATTTTGTTAACCCATTGATGACGCGGCATTGCAGCCTGAACTGATCTTAAATTGAaaaacgaatctataaataaaatactaaataaaaaaaaaaactgcaacaaaattaaaagagaaaaatattagaaaaaaaattattcgaataataaaaaaataaataaataattaacccAACAGCACAAATATGCTTTAAAGCATTTTAAAtagaattataaattattaaattacttAACCAATTTCTAAGCGCTGcctaattaaatttaatcaaaCTAGTAGccttaaaaataacaaattaaatatacaacaacaacaacaacaaggacaACAATGAACCAACAACAattccaacaaaaaaaaattaattaaataaaatataacaacACAAATGTGcctcaaatttaaataaaaaaaaaacaattaagcCAACAGTTagttaattattaaaatttaaataaaaaaagagagtTAAGaaatcattaattttttaatgaaaacatctatgaggagcaacagcaacaacaacaacaaaaacaacaccaacaaccaccaccatcactccaacagcaacaacaacatggcTGTTGATCTGTCACTTGCAACATCAACAATTTCCAATTGCAATAGCAAcataagcaacaacaacaataacaccaataataacaataataataataataataataatagtggAAGTAAAAGTTCAGCAGCAGGAACAATGGCAGCTGCCTCGACCTCATCAGCTGTGGGCCTCTGCCGTTTAGAagtaagtaaaaaaaaaataaataaaaataaaataaataaatgaaaaaggaagtaaaaaaagacaaaccaatataaaaattaaacaaacaaaaacagaaatcaAATAAACCCACTGGAAGaaacaactaaaaaaatacaataaaaaaattatcgaGAAACAAACTGTATCAACAATAAAATCGATAACCGATAACCCTACAACTctataaacaaaagaaataaaaaaaaactcaaaactatatttaaattttacgttcaaccttaatttaaaattcaaattccaACAATAACACACAGAGAGTCatcaaaattgaaaagaaaaaaacgatCTATAATTTTGAAAAGTTTGGAGAGAAAAACAAACTATATACTTGACATGTTTCAAAATTCTTATcgataaaaaatacaaacatgttttatttttcaaaccaaaagaaaaacaattgaattttcatcaaaatttcatttcatttgagtCTCATTTCTCgaaatgtatatttatttgtattttgtttttaaggcATTGGCAGTAATCACAAGCAAATGACATTGGCAACAGTAGCTGGCATTTATAATTATgcatttttatgtttattatttcctTAGTAGATTTAGTTTCAACTAACCACAGTTCCtatttcctaaaaaaaaaacaatacaaaaattatgaaataacCGAAAATATTAACCAAAATACTAAAATATTACAAGAAATCGAATTTAAATAGAACACTGTGCTACAAGGGACATGAAATGAAAAGATAATCGAAAAATGTATATcgaatttatcgataaatatcgAAATGGTggatataataattttttttgacataaattgttattatttctcttaaaaatttatttgttaatttatttgtacCATATTTCTTTGGTACATTGATCATTTATTGTTTTCTTCCAACAATTTATTATCGAAATTATCGTTTATTTTAGAGATTATcgattaaataatatttaaaatgaaaattacttcgaaatattaagtttttgttaattttccctttttaaatCATAATTTAATGATTTcgtatatgaaatatatatcgAAATAATCGATAACTATCGAAATAATgcttatttttcattaaaatttattgtttCCACCATATATCTTCGGTATATCGATATTCCACTGTTTTCATTCAACATTTTATTATCAAAATAATCGATAAACTAATCAaagtttatatataaaatgtatatatatatcgaaaTTATCGATAAATATCGATTATCAATATATCTAATGATATCTAAGCCGAAAATCTTGAACTTTTCTATCGAAATTAAGAAAAGAATTGTAATACTTTGTAgcacagtgtgtgtgtgtgtgtttggtgtgtgtgtgactaATTAAGGAATGTAAGGGTCTAAAAATGTGTGTGATTTCTCTACCCCCCCCTCTGTGCCATCCAATACTTTACACCTCACTCCCCCCCCTCCGACCAAGCAGAGCTCAAAGTACAGCAGTTCAAAGCGCGACTACGAACGCGACCGTTCCTCCAATTACCGCGATCGCGACCTGTCAcctggcggcggcggcggaggcggtggcggcggcggcggtggcagcggcggaggcggtggcggcagcagcggcaatggcggcggcggcggcggaccACTAAACAATGGCAACAGCTATCGCTCCCAGTCGCCGGACATTGATTCGCCATCGTCGCGGTCGCACGATCTCAGGGATCGCAGCGATCACcggggcggcggcggcggcagtggGCGTGGCGGCAGCGGCGAACGCTACAGTTTCATCCAAAAGATGCGCGACAGGGATCGCGATGCCTACAAGAAGGATAAATATTCAGGTAAGCTCATGCATTTCATTCCAAAGAGAGAACTCTTCTTAATCGGATGACTTCACTTTCCAGACAAACGCGATCGGCGGGGCAATGACCGGGACTCGGAGTCGTCGTATCGCACCAACCACGACAGGGATCGGCGCGGCGGTggaggcggcggtggcggaggCAGCGGGGCCGGTGGCAAGCTCTGCTCCTCCAGGGAGAACGACAAGCGTTCCGGTTCCGATGACCGCGACCGGGACAGGGATCGGGACATGCGCGATCTGCGCGACAAGCGGGATCGGGGCTCTGATCGCGATCGGGATTTGTACAAGAAGGACAAGTACGCAGGTGAGGATGATCTAGAGGCGTTTAGGCATGTTGGAACATGTCTAGAGGCGTGTTAGAACATGTCTTTGATAATCCCATCATGTTAGAACCTGTCCAGAGTCATGATAGAACTTGTCCAACTAAAACtatcaatatattttttagacaaacgCGAAAGGAGCGATCGCGGCGAGCGAACAGCGCGCTACGGCGACTGGAGTGAGCACGTAAGCTCGTCGGGTAAGTAAATCAACCGATTTACACCAAAAACCAAGCTAATAGTTTCGTTTTTCAGGGAAAATGTATTACTACAACTGCAAGACGGAGATCTCCCAGTGGGAGAAGCCAAAGGAATGGGTGGATAGGGAAAGGTGGGCCTCAAACCCCaaataattatgaaatattattaaaaaatatattgttttagGAATTTGCCGCGTGATCAGCACCGTGAGAAGGACTATCGTGACAAGGATCGCGATCGGGACCGCGATGATCGCTTCTCCAGATCGAGTGAGTGCCGAAAGAAGAGCAGAGAATCAGCAGAGTATCCTTCAAAAAGGATCTAATTAGATAAATTTCTTTCAGCTTACAAACATTCCAATTCTTCGCGGGACAATTCACGACTGAGATGGAATTACGACAACGATGGCCCGCCCAGCCATCGAAGGCGTTTGGATGGTCTGTACTTTCCCTTAAATACTACAAGACTTTAAGCTAATCCTGCGTATATCCTACAGGACGACACAATGACAATGCTGACATGGACATAAGCGGCGACTCGACGCCCACCTCAGAGGCCAGCTACTCCCTGAGCGGCACGCCCACGGCACACAgcggtggtggcggcggcggcggtggaagcggtggaggaggaggtggaggtggaggaaaTGGTGGCGACCAGCCCATGGGCAACGCCCTGCCCCGCCTGGCCTCCCATCCCAatgccagcagcagcaactcctCGGTGTCGGGAGGACCGCTTGGCGCCGCTGCCGTAGTGGCAGCATCGGCAGCTGTAGCGGCAGCGGCACTCCACTATGGCGGCGGTGGGGCGGGACTGGTGACGGGAGCCACCATGCTGCCCACCAGTGGCCTGTCCTCCGTGGGGGCGaacagcagcggcagcaacagtgccggcggcagcagcaacagcagcaacagcggcagcagccTAAGGAACTCGGTCGTCGGCCACATTGGCTCCACCTCTGGAGTAAGATTCCCCCTTTATAGTGTCCAATATCCTTGCTAATCGTTGGTAATCCCAAAACAGACAACTGTGCCGACGTTGGCGAGTCAGGATCCGCACCAACATCCCCATCATCTGAACTCGAATGCTCCCCTGCCGCCCGGAGCCAAAGGCAAGGATCAGGCCCTGCTGATGCGCCAGAAGATGCACCTGGGCCTGGGCGTCTTGGACGGTGGTGGCGGTTCGGCGTCAGATTCGGTCGTAAATCATGCCTACAATTCGGTCAACAACTCGGTCACTGGCGGCAGTCTAAGCAGCTTACGGTGAGTGGATCGATTATCCTTTTGATTCATCCCCCTAAAGGCTCAACTCTTTCAGGGATAATAATGTTAACTCCCCGCTGTATATGCCCCATCCGCATCATAGCCTTTCCCCGTCGCTCACCAGCTACACCAAGAGTCCCATACCGACGATTGTCGGGCACACGAACAATGTGAGCAACGCCTACTCCTGCAGCACACCCTTCGGACTGAAGTCGAGCCTTGACGGCGGCCTACTGGTGGCCTCCGCTTCCCCGGCCACGCCCACTGCCTCATCCGTCGTTAGCGGCGGCGTCAATAGCTGCGTTGGCCAAAATATAGTGCCCGGTTTGGGCCCCGTCAGCGGTATCAGTGTGATCACGTCGATGGGCAGCAACAGTGCCTCCAATAGCGGTGCGACAGGCATTGGCGAGGGACCACCGACGCCCACCCAGGAGCTGGATCTGAGCGGTTCTGTGCTGGATCAGCAGGCGCAGCAAGCGGCCGCCgtagcagcagcggcagcagcagcagcggccgGCATGAGCCAGCAACTGGCAGCGCAGCAGAGAGGCAAATGTAAGTCATAATTCTAGTTTCTGGAGAGGATTAAAATTAAGTATTCCTTCTTCTCCTAGTGGATGGCGCATCATCGGCCACTCTGAGCACGCTGCAGAGCTGTGTGGGATCGTCGGTGCAGGCGGCCAACCTGCGAGGTCCCGAGATATCGCCCAAACTGGCCAAATACTTTCGCGCTGATCTGATCGCGCACGTAACGAACTGGCAGGCGGAGGTGCTGGAGCGTCAGGTAAGCTGTGAGGTATGATTCGCCGCGCGAActcccacaaaaaaaaaacacaattatATAATGGTTTTTGAAACGAAAAGCGAGATTAGAATCCTAGCTAATGGTGGCACGTTTTTTTTCATATCATATATCCCTTTTTGCATTTTCGAAGGCGCAGAAATGCTGCGAGGATACACATCTGTTTGGGGACATCACCTGCACGAGGATATGTGCGGAGCTGAAGTGTGCCAGGAGTTTAGTGAGGAGCACAGAGATCAACGCCACCCTGCAGGAACAGAAGTGAGTTTTGGatacaaatataaatatatattctcaTTCTCTCTATCCTTCCTTGTAGAATCATGTATCTGCGCCAGCAGATCCGCCGGATTGAGGAGTCGAAGACTCAGAACGCGTTCATGTCGGACGATACTTAGGATCAGGAGCAGGTTAGGCTCCGCGTCCATCGCAAGCTGTCGGTCAGGCTCAAAAAGAGCATATTCTGGCGcagctgatgatgatgatgtggcggcggcggcggcggcctAGCCTCGTGAATGCGATGAGGAAGATGCGACATCCGGCTCCCCTTTCTCTACTCCACCTCCATCTCTACTATATCTTCTCTCCATTATCCTACAAAgggcaaacacacacacacacatcagCACTCCTACACCCTCatagatacacagatacagataccaaGTCGCCTAGGATAGACCTGTGTTCGTCCTGGCAATCCAATTTTGAAGTATGGTGGCAGCTTATTCAAGGATTGCCGCCAAAGGACAAGGTTCAGAGGTTCAGGACATCAACAATTCAACCGGAGGACGAACGTTTCAAGGCAGAGAGTGGAAGGAATGGATGAaggaagaagaaactaaagcATAATTTATAATTAGCAAAGCgtaaatttaatacaaaaacaaaaacaaaacaaaaaacaaaaatatgtaagCAAaagcagagagagagagagagagataaaaaaacataacaaaacaaaacaaaagaacAGAAATAGCAACGAGAAAACCAAACTCCAggatacaagatacaagatacaactACCGATGAACCTATCAAGAAGCAATAAGGATGAAAGCCTACTTAGCAtcagaaacaacaaacaaacaaacaaacaaacaaacatggtaaataaaaacaccaacaaaacaaacaaattaacAAAACTAAACAAGTCAACATAGTATACTCAATtgcaataaaaaagaaatgaaaaatgaaatgcTAATTAGAGGATATATGCAAAtgatatatattattatatatatatacttatgtataaataaatatatatatatgaatagaGTATATGAAAGTTTGTATAtttacaataacaacaacaacaacaacaacaaccacaacaagaATGTTAATCATAATGATAAAATGATTATCGATGACAACCAAAATGCAAGTCAGAAA contains:
- the LOC6504500 gene encoding WW domain-containing adapter protein with coiled-coil homolog isoform X2 is translated as MVMHARKPQRMNDGYFEKHTSHTSYQSSKYSSSKRDYERDRSSNYRDRDLSPGGGGGGGGGGGGGSGGGGGGSSGNGGGGGGPLNNGNSYRSQSPDIDSPSSRSHDLRDRSDHRGGGGGSGRGGSGERYSFIQKMRDRDRDAYKKDKYSDKRDRRGNDRDSESSYRTNHDRDRRGGGGGGGGGSGAGGKLCSSRENDKRSGSDDRDRDRDRDMRDLRDKRDRGSDRDRDLYKKDKYADKRERSDRGERTARYGDWSEHVSSSGKMYYYNCKTEISQWEKPKEWVDRERNLPRDQHREKDYRDKDRDRDRDDRFSRSNKFLSAYKHSNSSRDNSRLRWNYDNDGPPSHRRRLDGRHNDNADMDISGDSTPTSEASYSLSGTPTAHSGGGGGGGGSGGGGGGGGGNGGDQPMGNALPRLASHPNASSSNSSVSGGPLGAAAVVAASAAVAAAALHYGGGGAGLVTGATMLPTSGLSSVGANSSGSNSAGGSSNSSNSGSSLRNSVVGHIGSTSGTTVPTLASQDPHQHPHHLNSNAPLPPGAKGKDQALLMRQKMHLGLGVLDGGGGSASDSVVNHAYNSVNNSVTGGSLSSLRDNNVNSPLYMPHPHHSLSPSLTSYTKSPIPTIVGHTNNVSNAYSCSTPFGLKSSLDGGLLVASASPATPTASSVVSGGVNSCVGQNIVPGLGPVSGISVITSMGSNSASNSGATGIGEGPPTPTQELDLSGSVLDQQAQQAAAVAAAAAAAAAGMSQQLAAQQRGKLDGASSATLSTLQSCVGSSVQAANLRGPEISPKLAKYFRADLIAHVTNWQAEVLERQAQKCCEDTHLFGDITCTRICAELKCARSLVRSTEINATLQEQKIMYLRQQIRRIEESKTQNAFMSDDT
- the LOC6504500 gene encoding WW domain-containing adapter protein with coiled-coil homolog isoform X4; the encoded protein is MVMHARKPQRMNDGYFEKHTSHTSYQSSKYSSSKRDYERDRSSNYRDRDLSPGGGGGGGGGGGGGSGGGGGGSSGNGGGGGGPLNNGNSYRSQSPDIDSPSSRSHDLRDRSDHRGGGGGSGRGGSGERYSFIQKMRDRDRDAYKKDKYSDKRDRRGNDRDSESSYRTNHDRDRRGGGGGGGGGSGAGGKLCSSRENDKRSGSDDRDRDRDRDMRDLRDKRDRGSDRDRDLYKKDKYADKRERSDRGERTARYGDWSEHVSSSGKMYYYNCKTEISQWEKPKEWVDRERNLPRDQHREKDYRDKDRDRDRDDRFSRSTYKHSNSSRDNSRLRWNYDNDGPPSHRRRLDGRHNDNADMDISGDSTPTSEASYSLSGTPTAHSGGGGGGGGSGGGGGGGGGNGGDQPMGNALPRLASHPNASSSNSSVSGGPLGAAAVVAASAAVAAAALHYGGGGAGLVTGATMLPTSGLSSVGANSSGSNSAGGSSNSSNSGSSLRNSVVGHIGSTSGTTVPTLASQDPHQHPHHLNSNAPLPPGAKGKDQALLMRQKMHLGLGVLDGGGGSASDSVVNHAYNSVNNSVTGGSLSSLRDNNVNSPLYMPHPHHSLSPSLTSYTKSPIPTIVGHTNNVSNAYSCSTPFGLKSSLDGGLLVASASPATPTASSVVSGGVNSCVGQNIVPGLGPVSGISVITSMGSNSASNSGATGIGEGPPTPTQELDLSGSVLDQQAQQAAAVAAAAAAAAAGMSQQLAAQQRGKLDGASSATLSTLQSCVGSSVQAANLRGPEISPKLAKYFRADLIAHVTNWQAEVLERQVSCEKCCEDTHLFGDITCTRICAELKCARSLVRSTEINATLQEQKIMYLRQQIRRIEESKTQNAFMSDDT
- the LOC6504500 gene encoding WW domain-containing adapter protein with coiled-coil homolog isoform X7, with protein sequence MVMHARKPQRMNDGYFEKHTSHTSYQSSKYSSSKRDYERDRSSNYRDRDLSPGGGGGGGGGGGGGSGGGGGGSSGNGGGGGGPLNNGNSYRSQSPDIDSPSSRSHDLRDRSDHRGGGGGSGRGGSGERYSFIQKMRDRDRDAYKKDKYSDKRDRRGNDRDSESSYRTNHDRDRRGGGGGGGGGSGAGGKLCSSRENDKRSGSDDRDRDRDRDMRDLRDKRDRGSDRDRDLYKKDKYADKRERSDRGERTARYGDWSEHVSSSGKMYYYNCKTEISQWEKPKEWVDRERNLPRDQHREKDYRDKDRDRDRDDRFSRSNKFLSAYKHSNSSRDNSRLRWNYDNDGPPSHRRRLDGRHNDNADMDISGDSTPTSEASYSLSGTPTAHSGGGGGGGGSGGGGGGGGGNGGDQPMGNALPRLASHPNASSSNSSVSGGPLGAAAVVAASAAVAAAALHYGGGGAGLVTGATMLPTSGLSSVGANSSGSNSAGGSSNSSNSGSSLRNSVVGHIGSTSGTTVPTLASQDPHQHPHHLNSNAPLPPGAKGKDQALLMRQKMHLGLGVLDGGGGSASDSVVNHAYNSVNNSVTGGSLSSLRLSPSLTSYTKSPIPTIVGHTNNVSNAYSCSTPFGLKSSLDGGLLVASASPATPTASSVVSGGVNSCVGQNIVPGLGPVSGISVITSMGSNSASNSGATGIGEGPPTPTQELDLSGSVLDQQAQQAAAVAAAAAAAAAGMSQQLAAQQRGKLDGASSATLSTLQSCVGSSVQAANLRGPEISPKLAKYFRADLIAHVTNWQAEVLERQVSCEKCCEDTHLFGDITCTRICAELKCARSLVRSTEINATLQEQKIMYLRQQIRRIEESKTQNAFMSDDT
- the LOC6504500 gene encoding WW domain-containing adapter protein with coiled-coil homolog isoform X8, with product MKTSMRSNSNNNNKNNTNNHHHHSNSNNNMAVDLSLATSTISNCNSNISNNNNNTNNNNNNNNNNNSGSKSSAAGTMAAASTSSAVGLCRLESSKYSSSKRDYERDRSSNYRDRDLSPGGGGGGGGGGGGGSGGGGGGSSGNGGGGGGPLNNGNSYRSQSPDIDSPSSRSHDLRDRSDHRGGGGGSGRGGSGERYSFIQKMRDRDRDAYKKDKYSDKRDRRGNDRDSESSYRTNHDRDRRGGGGGGGGGSGAGGKLCSSRENDKRSGSDDRDRDRDRDMRDLRDKRDRGSDRDRDLYKKDKYADKRERSDRGERTARYGDWSEHVSSSGKMYYYNCKTEISQWEKPKEWVDRERNLPRDQHREKDYRDKDRDRDRDDRFSRSTYKHSNSSRDNSRLRWNYDNDGPPSHRRRLDGRHNDNADMDISGDSTPTSEASYSLSGTPTAHSGGGGGGGGSGGGGGGGGGNGGDQPMGNALPRLASHPNASSSNSSVSGGPLGAAAVVAASAAVAAAALHYGGGGAGLVTGATMLPTSGLSSVGANSSGSNSAGGSSNSSNSGSSLRNSVVGHIGSTSGTTVPTLASQDPHQHPHHLNSNAPLPPGAKGKDQALLMRQKMHLGLGVLDGGGGSASDSVVNHAYNSVNNSVTGGSLSSLRDNNVNSPLYMPHPHHSLSPSLTSYTKSPIPTIVGHTNNVSNAYSCSTPFGLKSSLDGGLLVASASPATPTASSVVSGGVNSCVGQNIVPGLGPVSGISVITSMGSNSASNSGATGIGEGPPTPTQELDLSGSVLDQQAQQAAAVAAAAAAAAAGMSQQLAAQQRGKLDGASSATLSTLQSCVGSSVQAANLRGPEISPKLAKYFRADLIAHVTNWQAEVLERQAQKCCEDTHLFGDITCTRICAELKCARSLVRSTEINATLQEQKIMYLRQQIRRIEESKTQNAFMSDDT